A region of Deltaproteobacteria bacterium DNA encodes the following proteins:
- a CDS encoding ABC transporter ATP-binding protein yields MAERLIELYQIKTYFPQKKSLMGRVRAWVKAVDDVSLNVFRGECLGLVGESGCGKSTLGRTLLKLAPLTSGKICYDGTEIQHLADNGFQLFRPKMQMVFQDPRASLNPKMTVLQIISEALAICPSIGVKEYVQRATELLNMVDLRPEHLFRYPHEFSGGQQQRICIARALATRPEFIVFDEATSALDVSVQAQIINLMTNLQEQLKLTYLFISHDLSIMEHICHRVAVMYAGRIMEIQDSNALFASPRHPYTKALRDAVPVADPTRRGQMAILGGEVPSLLQPPEGCRFHPRCKHATVRCRKEAPREDKIKPGNWVRCHYHQQLQHQADQYR; encoded by the coding sequence ATGGCGGAACGGTTGATCGAACTCTATCAAATTAAAACCTATTTTCCGCAAAAAAAATCGCTGATGGGCAGGGTGCGCGCATGGGTGAAAGCGGTCGACGATGTAAGCCTGAATGTCTTTCGCGGTGAGTGCCTCGGGCTGGTGGGGGAGTCGGGCTGCGGCAAGAGCACCCTGGGTCGGACGTTATTGAAACTGGCTCCGTTGACATCGGGAAAAATTTGTTATGATGGAACAGAAATTCAACACCTGGCGGATAACGGCTTTCAGCTTTTCAGGCCAAAAATGCAGATGGTGTTCCAGGACCCTCGGGCATCGCTCAACCCCAAGATGACGGTTTTGCAGATTATCAGTGAGGCACTGGCTATATGCCCTAGTATCGGTGTAAAGGAATATGTACAGCGGGCTACCGAGCTGTTGAATATGGTTGACCTGCGCCCGGAACATCTCTTTCGATACCCCCATGAATTCAGCGGTGGACAGCAGCAGCGTATCTGTATCGCTCGTGCCCTGGCTACTAGACCCGAATTCATCGTTTTTGATGAAGCGACATCTGCTCTCGATGTTTCGGTTCAAGCCCAGATCATCAACCTCATGACGAACTTGCAGGAACAGTTGAAACTGACCTACCTGTTCATCAGTCATGATCTGAGCATCATGGAACACATTTGTCATCGGGTTGCCGTGATGTATGCCGGCAGAATAATGGAGATTCAGGACTCAAACGCGTTGTTTGCATCTCCACGGCATCCGTATACCAAAGCGTTGCGGGACGCCGTACCGGTGGCAGACCCTACCCGGCGCGGTCAGATGGCCATCCTGGGGGGAGAAGTGCCGAGTCTGCTGCAACCGCCAGAAGGATGCCGCTTTCATCCACGGTGCAAGCATGCCACTGTGCGCTGTAGAAAAGAGGCCCCGCGGGAGGATAAGATCAAGCCGGGCAATTGGGTTCGTTGCCATTATCACCAACAATTGCAGCATCAAGCAGACCAGTATCGCTGA
- a CDS encoding TolC family protein has translation MKVDRTIALTLILVACMCLITPIDGFGQTDTSAPLTLQQVIDMAVQANISIKSSREETNAAVATKKQSRTGFFPTFNATYQYTRNDEDTARKSLFTNLDEYSFSASVTQPLFAGFSIVNRYEMAGYGVEIAQANEQFVRQNVVLQARTVYFTLLKAEKLLKVAQETEKQIEAQKNVAKNFYEVGMSPLNDLLQAQVELANATQNVILAQNDLEKARSDLNILLRRPINTPVEIEDMLDFEPFGLVLENCLQSAEENRVEIKIANMEIVLAEKDVKLAKKDYYPSINLIGSYYQLGEEWDVEDDTLWDIRAVASWDFWEWGRTSYGVKEKSSRLSQAALNKDKILEDISAEVKQAYLRTQAAERYIATVETSIQQAEENFRINEERYKEQVATATDVLIAQTLLSRTMTNYYSALYEYKIAKATLYKAMGQELME, from the coding sequence ATGAAAGTCGATCGAACAATTGCCCTTACGCTAATCCTGGTCGCCTGCATGTGTCTCATAACGCCCATCGATGGTTTCGGCCAGACCGATACAAGCGCCCCCTTGACGCTGCAGCAGGTCATTGACATGGCCGTCCAGGCCAATATCAGCATCAAGTCGTCCAGAGAAGAAACCAACGCCGCTGTAGCCACCAAAAAACAGAGCCGCACCGGCTTTTTTCCGACATTCAACGCAACCTATCAGTATACGCGTAACGACGAGGATACCGCCAGGAAGAGTCTCTTTACAAATTTAGATGAGTATTCTTTTTCAGCATCGGTCACCCAACCGCTGTTCGCCGGTTTTTCCATTGTAAATCGGTACGAAATGGCCGGTTACGGCGTCGAAATCGCCCAGGCCAACGAACAGTTCGTACGGCAGAATGTCGTTCTGCAGGCCAGAACGGTGTACTTTACGCTGTTGAAGGCCGAAAAACTCTTGAAAGTGGCCCAGGAAACCGAAAAGCAGATTGAAGCCCAGAAGAACGTGGCCAAGAATTTCTATGAAGTGGGGATGTCGCCCCTGAACGACCTGCTCCAGGCGCAGGTCGAACTGGCCAATGCGACCCAGAATGTTATCCTGGCCCAAAACGATCTTGAAAAAGCCCGATCCGACCTCAACATCCTGTTGCGCCGACCGATCAATACACCTGTCGAGATCGAGGATATGCTCGATTTTGAGCCCTTTGGCCTGGTACTGGAAAATTGCCTCCAAAGTGCCGAGGAAAACAGGGTTGAAATAAAAATCGCCAACATGGAAATCGTCCTGGCGGAAAAGGATGTCAAGCTGGCCAAAAAAGATTACTATCCATCGATTAACCTCATCGGCAGCTATTACCAGCTCGGTGAGGAGTGGGATGTGGAAGACGACACCTTGTGGGATATTCGTGCCGTGGCCTCCTGGGATTTCTGGGAATGGGGCCGAACGAGTTACGGCGTCAAGGAAAAAAGCAGCCGTTTGTCACAAGCGGCGCTCAACAAAGACAAAATTTTGGAAGACATCAGCGCCGAGGTAAAACAGGCCTATCTAAGAACCCAGGCCGCGGAAAGGTATATTGCCACGGTGGAAACCTCCATCCAACAAGCCGAGGAAAATTTCCGCATCAACGAGGAGCGCTACAAGGAGCAGGTGGCAACGGCCACCGATGTTCTCATTGCCCAAACGCTTCTTTCCCGTACCATGACCAATTACTACAGCGCCCTGTATGAATATAAAATTGCCAAAGCGACCCTCTACAAAGCCATGGGGCAGGAACTTATGGAATGA
- the prmA gene encoding 50S ribosomal protein L11 methyltransferase — MDWLEIRVLFDSDEAQLVTDLIADLFYGLGLKGVVIDDPDLAPDEGWGRDAVGPPARNGVTGYIAQTKRCAEASRILEEGVAKLSRQEGFSYDLQVRRIDEEAWAESWKAFFHPEHITERIVVKPTWREYRRAPGEVVLEIDPGMAFGTGTHPTTAMCVRLIERYLKKGTSFLDVGTGSGILMLAAAKSGAEKLLGIDNDEIAVRVADANMRLNRIDRRIYHMRVGHLAKGIRGRFGFIAANILFDVIQELLGNIHSRLEKNGILVCSGIIRRHEQALTDNMRSTGYEILEILRREEWIAVAGRYAVRNPKV; from the coding sequence ATGGATTGGCTTGAAATTAGAGTATTGTTCGACAGTGACGAGGCACAGTTGGTCACGGACCTCATTGCGGACCTGTTTTACGGCCTCGGGCTGAAAGGCGTGGTGATCGACGACCCCGATCTTGCGCCCGACGAGGGGTGGGGCCGGGATGCCGTCGGCCCGCCGGCACGCAACGGTGTGACCGGATACATTGCCCAAACAAAGCGGTGTGCAGAAGCAAGCCGCATTCTGGAAGAAGGCGTCGCCAAGCTCAGCCGGCAGGAGGGCTTTTCTTACGACCTTCAGGTGCGCCGCATCGATGAAGAAGCGTGGGCCGAATCCTGGAAGGCCTTTTTCCACCCGGAGCACATAACGGAGCGCATTGTGGTGAAGCCGACCTGGCGGGAGTACAGACGGGCACCGGGCGAGGTGGTTCTGGAAATCGATCCCGGCATGGCCTTTGGTACGGGCACCCATCCAACGACAGCCATGTGCGTCCGCCTGATCGAACGGTATTTGAAAAAGGGTACCTCTTTTCTCGACGTGGGCACCGGGTCGGGCATTTTGATGCTGGCCGCCGCCAAGTCGGGGGCGGAAAAACTTCTGGGTATCGACAACGATGAAATTGCCGTCCGGGTTGCGGATGCAAACATGCGGCTCAATCGCATCGACCGCCGGATATACCATATGCGCGTGGGCCACTTGGCAAAGGGGATTCGCGGGCGTTTTGGATTCATCGCCGCCAACATTCTTTTTGATGTCATTCAGGAACTGCTGGGCAACATCCACAGCCGCCTGGAAAAGAACGGCATCCTGGTCTGCTCGGGCATTATCCGCCGTCATGAACAAGCGTTGACGGATAACATGCGGTCAACGGGTTACGAGATTCTGGAGATCTTACGGCGCGAAGAGTGGATCGCCGTTGCGGGCAGGTATGCGGTCCGAAACCCGAAAGTGTGA
- a CDS encoding S41 family peptidase has translation MPINRHNSHRPWLIIGIVIILCTVGSGFYQNLSAEDEETYKGLKVFSDVIELIQKNYVDPVDTQKLIEKAIQGMVSSLDPHSALLPPDDFEELRIDTKGKFTGIGIHITMRNGYVTVVSPIEGTPAYKAGIKAMDKIVKVDNMETTDLRDAVNRMRGPKGTTVVVTVVRDGTPDPIEFTLVRDVIPIESVKKVTLKPGYGYVWITNFRDKTSDDLIDALDNLEAENPSMKGLVLDLRNNPGGILNQAIKVSDIFLEDGTILTIKGREGKHSKTFKATPNDKKRNYPLVVLINGGSASASEIVAGALQDQKRALILGTTSFGKGSVQTVETLRDGYGLKFTIARYYTPSGRSIQAKGVVPDISVDYERLEKNGEKNDREDVLKEKDLKNHLDAKPLKGKQDTDLQKKKKLEEKETPQSPDALMRTRLMEDNQVLRALEILISYDIFKESQNG, from the coding sequence ATGCCCATAAATCGTCATAATAGCCATCGGCCGTGGCTGATCATTGGTATCGTCATCATTCTATGCACTGTTGGAAGCGGCTTCTACCAAAACCTTTCCGCGGAGGACGAAGAAACCTACAAGGGCCTGAAAGTTTTTTCTGATGTCATTGAACTGATTCAGAAAAATTATGTCGATCCCGTCGATACACAGAAACTGATCGAAAAGGCCATTCAGGGAATGGTAAGCAGCCTTGATCCGCATTCGGCTTTGTTGCCGCCGGATGACTTTGAAGAACTGCGCATCGACACCAAGGGGAAGTTTACCGGTATCGGCATCCACATTACCATGCGCAACGGGTATGTAACCGTCGTATCGCCCATCGAGGGAACTCCCGCTTACAAGGCCGGCATCAAGGCCATGGACAAGATCGTTAAAGTGGACAATATGGAGACTACCGATCTGAGGGATGCCGTCAACCGGATGAGGGGCCCGAAGGGAACGACGGTCGTTGTCACGGTTGTCAGGGACGGCACCCCGGATCCCATCGAATTCACCCTTGTGCGCGATGTCATTCCCATTGAAAGCGTGAAAAAAGTAACGCTCAAACCAGGATATGGCTATGTCTGGATCACCAATTTCAGGGACAAGACCTCCGACGATCTAATTGATGCCCTGGATAATCTGGAAGCCGAAAATCCTTCCATGAAGGGTCTCGTGCTTGACCTGCGCAACAACCCCGGCGGCATTTTAAACCAGGCCATAAAGGTTTCCGACATCTTCCTGGAAGATGGCACAATCCTCACCATCAAAGGCCGGGAAGGCAAGCATTCCAAAACATTTAAAGCCACTCCAAACGACAAAAAACGGAATTACCCGCTCGTCGTGCTCATCAACGGAGGCAGCGCAAGTGCTTCGGAAATCGTTGCCGGTGCCCTTCAGGACCAAAAGCGCGCCCTTATTCTCGGCACGACCTCTTTCGGCAAAGGCTCCGTTCAGACCGTAGAAACCCTGCGGGATGGCTACGGCCTCAAGTTTACCATTGCCCGCTATTATACACCCAGCGGCAGGTCGATTCAGGCCAAGGGCGTTGTACCTGACATCTCCGTTGACTACGAGCGTCTGGAAAAGAACGGTGAAAAAAATGACCGAGAGGATGTTTTGAAGGAAAAAGACCTGAAAAATCACCTCGACGCCAAACCGCTGAAAGGCAAGCAAGATACCGATTTGCAGAAGAAAAAGAAACTGGAAGAAAAAGAAACGCCGCAGTCGCCCGATGCGCTCATGCGTACAAGGCTTATGGAAGACAACCAGGTTTTGCGCGCGCTCGAAATTCTGATCAGCTACGATATTTTTAAAGAAAGTCAGAATGGCTAA
- the ftsE gene encoding cell division ATP-binding protein FtsE: MKAHDDALLRLFHVTKRYGVKNALLDISLDIFKNEFLFLTGPSGAGKSTLLKLLYLGESLSEGQILIDKMNLSRISRNRAPELRRKLGIIFQDYKLIPTKTVFENVSLVLEARGMGRKFIRKKVDSVLRTVGMEARKMSFPPSLSGGEQQKVAVARAVVGDPKIILADEPTGSLDADSAETIMDLLINIHARGATVLVATHDTELVRSIKARVIQLKEGRVVP; encoded by the coding sequence ATGAAAGCCCATGACGATGCCTTGTTACGGCTGTTTCATGTAACCAAACGCTACGGCGTGAAGAATGCCTTGCTGGATATTTCCCTGGACATCTTTAAAAACGAGTTCCTGTTTCTGACGGGTCCCAGTGGCGCCGGGAAATCAACGCTGCTCAAGCTTCTCTACCTCGGTGAATCGCTCTCCGAAGGCCAGATCTTGATCGACAAAATGAACCTCTCCAGGATTTCCCGTAACCGTGCGCCGGAGCTGAGAAGAAAACTGGGTATCATTTTTCAGGATTACAAGCTCATCCCCACCAAAACCGTATTTGAAAATGTCTCTCTGGTATTGGAAGCCCGGGGAATGGGCCGTAAATTCATCCGGAAGAAAGTTGACAGCGTGTTGCGAACGGTGGGCATGGAAGCAAGGAAAATGTCCTTTCCGCCTAGCCTTTCCGGCGGAGAACAGCAAAAGGTGGCTGTTGCCAGAGCTGTTGTGGGCGATCCAAAAATCATCCTGGCGGACGAACCTACCGGAAGCCTCGATGCCGACTCAGCCGAGACCATCATGGACCTGTTGATCAATATTCATGCCCGCGGCGCAACCGTGTTGGTGGCGACACATGACACGGAGCTGGTTCGCAGCATAAAGGCTAGGGTAATACAGCTCAAAGAGGGCAGGGTCGTACCATAA
- a CDS encoding peptidoglycan DD-metalloendopeptidase family protein, whose protein sequence is MLHDRKHIASIDARRLHATCYFLALYLFLCTAPVPLFAGTEDVKTHEKNVAAMEKREAAVLNELNDIDYALNVKKKEVAALKSAAADIDARIALNTERSMDLAEMLDEKKNYAAKRLVALYKLNQLGRLHYLATADSMYQFFYRRTLLEKVLEQDQKLLKDLTDATLDLERISTNLKSQKQKKHALQNDLTRQINNMLAAKEKRAELLNKIRNEKSLELAAIQSLEHSAKALNEKINRLQVDVEPTEEDQVAHAKIFSDLKGLLKMPVKGKITHFFGTYTDTRFNLINFRSGINIKADRGEPVHAVFGGTTLYASWFKGYGNMIIIDHGDHYYTVYAHAEELFKKKGDPVKAGEVIATVGDSGSMSGPGLHFEVRYHGKPVDPMQWIRKS, encoded by the coding sequence ATGCTGCACGACCGCAAACATATTGCCAGTATCGACGCCCGGCGATTGCATGCAACGTGCTACTTTTTAGCGCTGTATCTTTTTTTATGTACGGCGCCCGTTCCTCTTTTTGCGGGCACCGAAGATGTAAAAACGCATGAAAAAAATGTCGCCGCCATGGAAAAAAGAGAAGCGGCCGTCCTTAACGAATTAAACGACATCGACTACGCCCTGAATGTAAAAAAGAAGGAAGTTGCGGCGCTCAAAAGTGCCGCCGCGGATATTGACGCAAGGATCGCTCTGAACACAGAACGCTCAATGGACCTGGCTGAAATGCTCGATGAAAAAAAGAACTATGCCGCCAAGAGGCTTGTGGCCCTGTATAAACTGAATCAATTGGGGAGGCTGCACTACCTGGCAACAGCCGATTCCATGTATCAGTTCTTCTACCGCCGGACCCTTCTCGAAAAAGTTCTGGAGCAAGACCAAAAACTACTGAAGGACCTGACCGACGCCACCCTTGACCTGGAGCGGATTTCAACGAATCTTAAAAGCCAGAAACAGAAAAAGCATGCCCTGCAAAACGACCTCACCCGCCAAATTAACAATATGTTGGCGGCAAAGGAAAAACGTGCCGAACTGTTGAATAAAATTCGAAACGAAAAGTCGCTTGAGCTGGCTGCCATTCAGTCATTGGAACATTCGGCCAAGGCACTCAACGAAAAAATCAACCGGCTGCAGGTTGACGTCGAACCAACCGAAGAGGACCAGGTCGCGCACGCTAAAATATTCAGCGACCTAAAAGGCTTGCTAAAAATGCCGGTAAAGGGTAAAATCACTCATTTTTTCGGTACATATACCGATACGCGCTTCAATCTAATCAATTTCAGAAGCGGCATTAACATAAAAGCGGACCGGGGGGAACCCGTGCATGCCGTGTTCGGGGGAACCACCCTTTATGCCAGCTGGTTCAAGGGATATGGCAACATGATCATCATCGATCATGGAGACCACTACTACACCGTCTACGCCCATGCCGAAGAACTTTTTAAAAAGAAGGGTGATCCTGTTAAGGCGGGTGAAGTCATTGCCACAGTAGGCGACAGCGGATCCATGAGCGGCCCCGGTCTTCACTTTGAAGTTCGATACCACGGAAAGCCGGTTGACCCCATGCAATGGATTCGAAAATCCTAA
- a CDS encoding divergent polysaccharide deacetylase family protein, with protein MANAKAKKTQRQKKKPRNNKPPKRKAARKRATATSQLLRIIAGLAILTLFVVAAGVLLHYLLQRGNPPLGVTPQIDSQTTRPFEIYPSVDHPPKKTVTSAPPVHPELPRVAIIIDDVGYDRKVAAKFIRLDKAFTISILPQSPFTKRIAKDARKNGLEIMLHQPMEPNEYPRVNPGPGVLLTSMSPDEIIEQLNANLNAVPGVIGVNNHMGSKMTSDAPQMRQIFSVLKRRKLFFIDSRTTGDSKCRLSASLLQVPFAERDVFIDHRQNSAFIHKQLKELVRIAKKHGTAIGIAHPHASTYDVLQEVLPEMKKEVEIVPVSRLVKTVS; from the coding sequence ATGGCTAACGCGAAGGCGAAAAAGACCCAGAGGCAAAAAAAGAAGCCGCGCAACAACAAGCCGCCAAAAAGAAAAGCCGCGCGCAAGCGAGCCACCGCCACCTCGCAACTGCTAAGGATCATTGCCGGACTCGCCATCCTGACCCTCTTCGTGGTTGCCGCCGGCGTTCTTTTGCATTACCTGCTTCAAAGAGGCAATCCACCCCTTGGGGTTACGCCGCAGATCGATTCGCAGACCACCCGGCCGTTTGAAATCTATCCATCTGTCGATCATCCGCCTAAAAAGACGGTTACATCCGCCCCGCCGGTACATCCAGAGCTTCCCAGGGTCGCGATCATCATCGACGATGTCGGCTACGACCGCAAGGTCGCAGCAAAATTCATACGTCTCGACAAGGCCTTCACCATTTCCATTCTTCCACAGAGCCCTTTTACGAAGCGAATCGCCAAAGATGCCCGTAAAAACGGCCTGGAAATCATGCTGCACCAGCCCATGGAACCCAACGAATACCCTCGTGTAAACCCCGGCCCTGGCGTTCTGCTCACCTCCATGTCTCCGGATGAAATCATCGAGCAGTTGAACGCAAACCTGAACGCCGTTCCGGGGGTCATCGGCGTGAACAATCACATGGGCTCAAAAATGACCAGCGACGCACCCCAAATGCGCCAGATATTCTCCGTTTTAAAGCGAAGAAAGCTCTTTTTCATCGACAGCCGGACAACCGGTGATTCCAAATGCAGGCTTTCCGCCAGTCTCCTTCAGGTTCCCTTTGCCGAGCGGGATGTATTCATCGACCATCGGCAAAATTCCGCCTTCATCCACAAACAGCTAAAGGAACTGGTACGCATCGCCAAAAAACATGGCACGGCAATCGGCATCGCTCATCCGCATGCGTCCACTTACGATGTTTTGCAGGAGGTGTTGCCTGAAATGAAGAAAGAGGTTGAAATTGTGCCTGTGTCCCGACTCGTGAAAACCGTTTCGTAA
- a CDS encoding carbon-nitrogen hydrolase family protein, with product MSRLLGIGACQMETCHADVEANLDALAKKVEAIKSCCSWVQLICAPELIISGVGPMADTAEAIPGPITAFCSKLAREQGIYLVPGSIYEKAEDRIFNTAPVFDPSGSLVAVYRKMYPWRPHEKTAAGNRTITFEVAGVGIVGLCICYDLWFPEVIRDLVWKGAEIVLIPTLTVTQDRRQELILCQAAAAANQCYVVSVNGTRPGGVGRSVIIDPEGRIMQEAGQLPENLMSMLDLDQVDQARRYGTCGVSRVMSSFFHEAHRFEYQTQAYDACPAAISVAGFQGDDLRSGT from the coding sequence ATGAGCCGACTTTTAGGCATTGGCGCCTGCCAAATGGAAACGTGTCATGCGGATGTTGAGGCCAATCTCGACGCCCTGGCTAAAAAAGTCGAGGCCATCAAGTCGTGTTGTTCATGGGTCCAATTGATTTGTGCTCCCGAGCTGATTATTTCGGGTGTGGGGCCCATGGCGGATACGGCCGAAGCGATCCCGGGCCCGATTACGGCATTTTGTTCAAAACTGGCAAGGGAGCAGGGAATTTACCTGGTTCCCGGGTCAATTTATGAAAAAGCGGAAGATCGCATCTTCAACACCGCCCCGGTTTTCGACCCATCTGGCAGCCTGGTAGCGGTTTACCGAAAAATGTATCCCTGGCGCCCCCATGAGAAAACCGCTGCCGGCAATCGTACCATCACCTTCGAGGTGGCGGGTGTCGGCATTGTCGGTTTATGCATCTGTTATGACCTCTGGTTTCCGGAGGTGATCAGAGACCTGGTCTGGAAGGGTGCCGAGATCGTGCTGATACCCACATTAACGGTCACCCAGGACCGGCGCCAAGAACTCATTCTCTGCCAGGCGGCGGCAGCCGCCAATCAGTGCTATGTTGTCAGCGTCAACGGGACCAGGCCGGGAGGGGTGGGCCGCAGCGTGATCATCGATCCGGAAGGCCGGATCATGCAGGAAGCCGGCCAACTCCCAGAGAATCTGATGAGCATGCTGGATTTGGACCAGGTGGACCAGGCCCGAAGATACGGAACCTGTGGCGTCAGCCGGGTGATGAGCAGTTTTTTTCATGAAGCCCACCGGTTTGAGTATCAAACCCAGGCCTATGATGCGTGTCCGGCGGCAATCTCAGTGGCTGGGTTTCAAGGAGACGATTTGAGGTCCGGGACATGA
- a CDS encoding radical SAM protein codes for MTDALITAIVSNEEGDIFDLEGYAAAGMAGDSLFPLTDTGTIELPFGSELMRLPDRAPVLYDLESGSFKAVEKNPYAPEEDVFPVAAFNSPGHVISAVSAYRQRRDACVLPLFSYGAVGWGKEGFRSAAILVDAEPRQDLRFMKQADVLRGVEAMRKKLPGNRLRKHLETCALEYGCPAGKNFFLGRYEAPLPAAKACNAACLGCLSLQQGTEIHCSQERIDFTPKPEEIAAVALEHIGRVENCVVSFGQGCEGDPLTAAGVIGPAIGLIRSATNRGTINMNTNGGLPDALKTLVEAGLDSVRISLNSVREPCYRAYFNPKYTFDDVKKSIDTALQHGRHVAINYLNLPGFTDTPGEMESLAAFLADYPIHMIQWRNLNFDPLHYWEAMDRVCPLEPALGMQAAIEAVRCRFPDVRHGYFNPPT; via the coding sequence ATGACGGACGCATTGATTACAGCGATCGTGTCCAACGAAGAGGGCGACATTTTCGACCTCGAGGGATACGCTGCCGCAGGGATGGCCGGTGACAGCCTGTTTCCTCTGACGGACACGGGCACCATCGAGCTGCCTTTCGGCAGCGAGTTGATGCGCCTGCCGGACCGGGCACCGGTATTGTATGACCTGGAAAGCGGATCGTTCAAGGCCGTTGAAAAGAATCCCTACGCGCCGGAAGAGGATGTGTTTCCTGTGGCGGCATTCAATTCTCCCGGACATGTCATTTCCGCCGTGAGTGCATACAGGCAAAGGCGGGATGCGTGCGTTCTGCCCCTGTTTTCCTATGGCGCCGTGGGTTGGGGCAAGGAAGGGTTTCGATCGGCGGCCATCCTGGTCGATGCTGAACCGCGGCAGGATTTACGGTTCATGAAACAAGCGGATGTGCTCCGCGGCGTCGAGGCAATGCGTAAAAAATTGCCGGGCAATCGGCTCAGAAAGCACCTAGAAACCTGTGCGCTGGAATACGGTTGTCCAGCCGGTAAGAACTTTTTTCTAGGACGATATGAAGCGCCTCTACCAGCCGCGAAGGCCTGCAACGCGGCCTGCCTGGGGTGTCTGTCCCTCCAGCAGGGGACGGAAATTCATTGCAGCCAGGAGCGCATCGATTTTACGCCCAAGCCGGAAGAGATCGCCGCTGTGGCCCTCGAACACATCGGCCGGGTGGAAAATTGCGTTGTCAGTTTCGGCCAGGGTTGTGAGGGAGACCCGCTTACGGCAGCAGGGGTGATCGGTCCGGCGATTGGCCTGATTCGTTCCGCGACAAACCGGGGAACTATCAACATGAACACCAACGGCGGATTGCCGGATGCGCTGAAAACACTTGTCGAAGCGGGGTTGGACAGCGTGCGCATCAGTTTGAACAGCGTCCGCGAGCCTTGCTACCGGGCCTATTTCAACCCCAAGTATACGTTCGATGATGTTAAAAAAAGTATCGATACGGCCTTGCAGCACGGCAGGCATGTGGCCATCAATTATCTGAACCTGCCCGGGTTCACCGATACGCCGGGTGAGATGGAAAGTCTGGCCGCCTTTTTGGCGGACTATCCGATCCACATGATTCAATGGCGCAATCTCAACTTCGATCCCCTGCATTACTGGGAGGCTATGGACCGGGTGTGCCCGCTCGAGCCGGCCCTGGGCATGCAGGCGGCGATCGAGGCCGTTCGGTGCCGGTTTCCCGATGTCAGGCATGGCTACTTCAATCCCCCAACATAA
- the ftsX gene encoding permease-like cell division protein FtsX, with the protein MQSFFFKRALQDIRNNRFLNTITVITIALSVLIVSTFTLFFTNANELLDTWKRGIRALVYLQPNTDDANRLDLKYNLQQLKGVSEARFISRKEALAQMKSRLGRQSSLLNGLEPNPLPDAFEVHLLPESQTMAEIERLAKTIEALPHVDEVEYGQEWIGKFTNIINIFKFVGYGMGGLFIVATLFIIANTIRLVLYSRQEEIAIMRLVGATDRFIKLPFYIQGISLGALGGMIGMCGLYAAFWFLSGKFGRGLTAELLEVHFLALDICVAIIAGSMLIGWVGCYLSLKQFLKA; encoded by the coding sequence ATGCAATCTTTTTTTTTCAAACGGGCCTTGCAGGACATTCGCAACAACCGCTTCCTTAACACTATCACGGTGATTACCATTGCCCTGTCCGTTCTTATCGTCAGCACCTTCACCCTTTTTTTCACGAATGCCAACGAACTATTAGATACTTGGAAAAGAGGCATTCGTGCCCTGGTCTACCTCCAGCCGAACACCGACGACGCCAATCGCCTCGATCTGAAATACAACCTTCAGCAACTCAAGGGTGTCAGCGAAGCCCGCTTCATATCCCGAAAGGAAGCCCTGGCCCAAATGAAGTCACGGCTGGGGCGTCAATCCTCTTTGCTGAATGGCCTGGAACCAAACCCTCTACCGGACGCTTTCGAAGTGCATCTGCTTCCCGAATCACAAACAATGGCGGAAATCGAAAGGCTCGCCAAAACCATCGAAGCCCTGCCCCACGTGGATGAAGTTGAATACGGACAGGAGTGGATTGGAAAATTCACTAACATCATCAATATATTCAAGTTTGTCGGCTATGGCATGGGCGGCCTGTTCATTGTTGCAACCCTGTTCATCATTGCCAATACCATTCGTTTGGTTCTTTATTCCCGCCAGGAAGAGATCGCCATCATGCGCCTCGTGGGTGCCACCGACCGGTTCATAAAACTGCCGTTTTACATTCAAGGCATCTCGCTGGGCGCCCTGGGCGGCATGATTGGAATGTGCGGTCTTTACGCCGCCTTCTGGTTTTTGTCCGGAAAGTTTGGCCGGGGCTTGACGGCCGAGCTGCTGGAGGTGCATTTTCTCGCCCTCGACATATGCGTCGCAATCATTGCCGGCAGCATGTTGATTGGATGGGTCGGTTGCTATCTTTCATTGAAACAATTTTTAAAAGCCTAG